In Lactococcus protaetiae, the genomic window TTCACCTAAAAATGTGATTCGTGAACTTATCACCTTACGTTTCTTTGACTATATAATGCTTTTAGTGATGCTTGTTGCGCAAGTGGCAGCCTATATTGCAACTGATGCATTTGATTTGATTAGTAATCTGTCGTTGGTCGTTGGGATATTTACGATTCTGAATCTTATTTTGATGAATAGAGGACGATTGACTAATTATCTTTGGGGGACAATTGGAACGATTTTTTGGTGGATTATAGCATTACAAAGTCATTTGATTGGTGATATTTTTAGTCAGACTTTTTATTTGATCATGCAATTTGTAGGGATTTACTTTTGGCAGAAAAATTTGGATGATTTTGAGGGAGGCTCTGGTGAGGTAGCTCCTCGGAAGATAACAGCTAAGATTGCAAGTCTTGCTATTTTAGCCTTTGTAGTGATTTATGGAATTGTTTTGGCTACTTCTCATGGACTTCATGGGCAGCAAATTTTTCTAGATGCAACGCTTTTGCCTCTAGGAATATTGTCTATGATATTAATGACTTATGGCTATCGTTCACAATGGTT contains:
- the pnuC gene encoding nicotinamide riboside transporter PnuC, with translation MNVFTRGLSQTFSPKNVIRELITLRFFDYIMLLVMLVAQVAAYIATDAFDLISNLSLVVGIFTILNLILMNRGRLTNYLWGTIGTIFWWIIALQSHLIGDIFSQTFYLIMQFVGIYFWQKNLDDFEGGSGEVAPRKITAKIASLAILAFVVIYGIVLATSHGLHGQQIFLDATLLPLGILSMILMTYGYRSQWLGWILIDSINVIIWFNNWNSGIHGGSSALGMFVLQITMLLNCIYGTYLWFSKKPE